The following coding sequences are from one Ornithorhynchus anatinus isolate Pmale09 chromosome 11, mOrnAna1.pri.v4, whole genome shotgun sequence window:
- the IRX6 gene encoding iroquois-class homeodomain protein IRX-6, with the protein MSFSQFGYPYGSASQFLVPTSPSSACCESAARPAAAASSGSAPAAALCCPSYERRLLGSGRPQLGATLAVYGPPFAPAASPAYGGYLPYSAESPALCSALSPAYELKEAAGNFPAGLAQPPAYYPYDPPLGQGQYDRYGSVDFSGSARRKNATRETTATLKAWLQEHRKNPYPTKGEKIMLAIITKMTLTQVSTWFANARRRLKKENKMTWAPKSKAGDERKEEQGGGGLEGSRPASDDRDPKACKGAKDLRLSYLEDLQEDEEVEEEEEEDDDDDDETLPPLSDCAPCRSCRSCRSCRSCPGPALCVPLRGFALGTPARPSGAAPSPPGSLL; encoded by the exons ATGTCCTTCTCCCAGTTCGGATACCCGTACGGCAGCGCATCGCAG TTCCTGGTGCCCACCAGCCCCAGCTCCGCCTGCTGCGAGTCGGCGGCCCGCCCGGCGGCCGCAGCCTCCTCGGGCTCGGCTCCGGCCGCCGCCCTGTGCTGTCCGTCCTACGAGAGGCGGCTGCTGGGCAGCGGCCGGCCCCAGCTCGGTGCCACCCTGGCCGTGTACGGGCCGCCCTTcgcccccgccgcctctccgGCCTACGGGGGCTACCTGCCCTACAGCGCCGAGTCGCCCGCGCTCTGCAGCGCGCTG AGCCCCGCCTACGAGCTCAAGGAGGCCGCTGGCAACTTCCCCGCGGGCTTGGCTCAGCCCCCCGCCTACTACCCCTACGACCCTCCCCTGGGCCAGGGCCAGTACGACAG GTACGGCTCGGTGGACTTCAGCGGCTCGGCCCGGAGGAAGAACGCCACGCGGGAGACCACGGCCACGCTGAAGGCCTGGCTGCAGGAGCACCGCAAGAACCCCTACCCCACCAAGGGCGAGAAGATCATGCTGGCCATCATCACCAAGATGACCCTCACCCAGGTGTCCACCTGGTTCGCCAACGCGCGCCGGCGGCTGAAGAAGGAGAACAAGATGACCTGGGCGCCCAAGAGCAAGGCCGGggatgaaaggaaggaggagcagggagggggcggcTTGGAGGGGAGCCGCCCGGCATCCGATGACCGAG ATCCGAAAGCCTGCAAGGGGGCCAAGGACCTGCGGCTGAGCTACCTGGAAGACCTACAGGAGGacgaagaggtggaggaggaggaggaggaggacgacgacgacgacgacgaa ACCCTGCCTCCGCTCAGCGACTGTGCGCCCTGCCGCTCCTGCCGCTCCTGCCGCTCCTGCCGGTcctgcccgggcccggccctgtgCGTGCCTCTGCGGGGCTTCGCCCTGGGGACTCCGGCGCGGCCGTCCGGAgccgcccccagcccgcccggCTCTCTGCTGTGA